The DNA region CAAGGTGGTTTCAAAACCGTTTGTAGTTCAATAATTCAGATATTTAAGATTTCGTTAACACATCTAGAAAGGTTTATATTTAGTTTTGTTAGAAACATATAAACCAATTAAAATGAGAAAAATATTTCTTTTAGCTAGTATAGTATTTGCCACTGCTACAATGCAGGCTCAAATTCAAACACCAGCGCCCAGCCCGGCTTCTAAGCTACAGCAGACCGTAGGTTTAACCGAGGTAACAGTAGACTATTCAAGACCTTCTATGCGCGGTAGAACCATTTTTGGAGATCTTGTTCCCCACGGCAAGTTGTGGAGAACAGGAGCTAATGCTTATACTAAAATCACTTTTAGTGACGATGTTCAAATTGCAGGGCAAGACGTAAAAGCAGGTACATACTCAATCTTCACAAAACCGGAAGCCACTTCTTGGGAGGTTTTCTTTTATACTGATGTTGATGGTGGTGGAACGCCAAAGGAATGGGATGAAAGTAAAGTAGCGGCTAAGACAACTGCAGAAGTTTATACATTACCGGTAGATATCGAAGCTTTCACAATTACTATTGATGATATGACCACTGGGTCAGCTAACTTGGGTATGATGTGGGAGCGTACCTATGTGGCCGTACCTTTTGAAGTTCCTACGGATGAGAAGGTAATGGCCGATATAGAAAAAACAATGGCTGGCTCTCCAAAAGCAGATGATTACTACGCAGCCGCTGTATACTATTCATCGGAAGATAAGGACATTAAAAAAGCATCTGAATGGATGGACAAAGCTATGTCTGAAACTGAGGAACCCGCTTTTTGGCAGTTGCGTCAACAATCACTTATCCAGGCAAAAGCAGGAGACAAAAAAGCGGCTATTAAAACGGCAAAAAAGTCTTTAGAAAAAGCTAAGGAAGCTGGTAATGATGATTACATTAAAATGAACACAGAGTCTATTGCGGAGTGGAAAGCTAAGTAAACTCAATTCTCTCAAAATTTATTAAACCCGGCTCTCCATTGAGGGCCGGGTTTTTAATTTTCTAACTAAAGGAAAAAATATTTAATTCTATTGACTGGAAGTGTAGTATTCTCAAGCAAGTGTGATTTCTTAAACAGAAATCTAATTACTTACAGGCGGCTTCTTCAACAACCTGTCAAATCCTTCAAAAGCCATAGCCATTGCAATAACCATTGCGGCGCCAATAAAGTTCAACCATAAGTATCCTAATTTTTCTTCCCCACTTGGATGGATGAATATAAGGTTGTAGAATAGCACAAAGATAATTAGTTGCGTTAATAGAGCCGCGAAAAATACGGCATTACCTTTAACAAACTTAAAGAAGAACGCTAATAGAAATATACCTAGAACGTTCCCATAAAAAATAGAACCTATAATATTTACCAATTGAATGAGATTGTCAAACAGATTGGCGATACTGGCAATAAGAATAGCAATTACTCCCCATAATAATGTAAATGCTTTTGTAGCCCGCACATAGTGCTCATCGGTCAGCGGTCCTGTTATATTTCTTTTGTACAGGTCCAAAGCGGTAATGGTACCCAAGGCATTTAGTTCTGAAGCCGTTGAGGACATGGCAGCAGAAAGAATAACGGCCAAAAGCAGACCAATAAGTCCTCTCGGTAGATTATGAAGTATAAAATGAATAAAGACATAATCCTTATCATTGGTTTCGACCACGCTATCCGCTTCTTTTATCAATGCTCTCGCCGCTGCTCGGTTAGTACTGTCTTTTACATTAAGACTAATAATTTGTTGTTTTGCCTCTTCAACGGCACTATATTCCTTAAGCTCCAAAGCAGCGGAAAATTTGTTTTGGGCCATTTTCTTTTCTTCCT from Zobellia alginiliquefaciens includes:
- a CDS encoding DUF2911 domain-containing protein, whose protein sequence is MRKIFLLASIVFATATMQAQIQTPAPSPASKLQQTVGLTEVTVDYSRPSMRGRTIFGDLVPHGKLWRTGANAYTKITFSDDVQIAGQDVKAGTYSIFTKPEATSWEVFFYTDVDGGGTPKEWDESKVAAKTTAEVYTLPVDIEAFTITIDDMTTGSANLGMMWERTYVAVPFEVPTDEKVMADIEKTMAGSPKADDYYAAAVYYSSEDKDIKKASEWMDKAMSETEEPAFWQLRQQSLIQAKAGDKKAAIKTAKKSLEKAKEAGNDDYIKMNTESIAEWKAK